The segment AAGGACCTCTAAACAGCAAATTGAGATTCCGTATTGGAACAAAAGCTCCAGGCATTATTCCCaggtaatttataataataaaattgtaatcttGCGTCTTggaattttcttatattaaacttaaagaatagtgatattttattgttatgtgacaattataattgataattatcttattttgcaATAGATTAAGAGATAGATGGATAAActtataaatctaaatatatatatatgtttagatTAAGAGATAGATGGATAAacttatatatctaaatatctaaatatatatatatatatatatatatatatatatatacatacacagggtgtcccattttaaatAACGACCGCAAATATCTTCCgaataatatgttttacagaaaaatgtttcttatgaccccctcgaaaccatacaacttttatctgaaacatttttctgtaaaacgtATTATTCGGGAGATATTCGAGGTCGTCATTTAAAatgggacatcctgtatatatatatatatatatatttattctttcttctaaCAGAGTATCGGTCAGAGAACCTATGCAAACTGGAATTAAAGCTGTAGATTCGTTGGTACCTATCGGTCGTGGTCAACGTGAGTTGATTATCGGGGACAGACAGACTGGAAAAACTGCTCTTGCTATTGATACAATTATCAATCAAAAACGTTTTAATGACGctggagaagaaaagaaaaaattatattgcatttatgtCGCTATTGGTCAGAAGAGATCTACCGTTGCGCAAATCGTAAAGCGTTTAACAGATAGCGGTGCTATTAATTACACTATCATTGTATCGGCCACTGCCTCTGACGCAGCACCGCTTCAGTACTTGGCCCCATATTCTGGATGCGCTATGGGAGAGTTCTTCAggtgaatatttaatttcacatttatattatattatactatctttcatttattattttttttatcttaaaagaaTACATACGTcctgcgtgtgcgtgtgcgtgtgcgtgcgtgcgtgcgtgcgtgcgtgtgtgtgtgtgtgtgtgtgtgtgcgtgtgtgtgtgtgtgtgtgtgtgtgtgtgtgtgtgtgtgtgtgtgtgtgtgtgtgcgtgcgtgcgcgcgcgatatatcgattttattgctataaaaaaatttttattaaaattactattttgcaGAGACAATGGGAAGCATGCTTTAATCATTTATGACGATTTATCTAAACAAGCTGTTGCCTATCGGCAGATGTCTTTACTACTTAGAAGACCACCAGGTCGTGAAGCCTATCCTGGCGATGTATTTTATCTTCATTCTCGTCTGCTCGAGAGAGCGGCcaaaatgaatgaaaatttgGGTGGTGGATCGTTAACAGCTTTGCCTGTCATTGAAACGCAAGCTGGCGATGTGTCCGCTTATATTCCTACGAATGTTATTTCTATTACCGACGGtcagatatttttagaaacagAATTGTTTTACAAAGGTATTCGACCCGCTATCAATGTAGGTTTATCTGTATCACGTGTTGGATCCGCTGCTCAAACTAAGGCCATGAAGCAGGtattgtatgtaattttttgtaaatttttgaaaacattcAATTACAATACCAAAGTATTAtatcatcaaaatattaaaattaaatattaaatattaaaaattatatatataaataaatagattatattttttctttatattttttttattataattaataaaatatttaaaaaattaatatcttattaatttatataaaatgttaatattttacgatattcaATTGCAAATAGGTTGCTGGCTCAATGAAATTGGAATTGGCTCAGTATCGTGAAGTAGCGGCTTTCGCTCAATTTGGTTCGGACTTGGACGCTGCGACACAACAATTGCTAAATCGTGGTGTAAGATTAACAGAGCTTCTCAAACAAGGACAATATGGTAAGATCACAATTcagtcatttatatatttataatttagaaaagtcgcgattttaatgattttctccattaatataattcaatttacatacttttatacatCTGTTatgatatgttttttttttattatctttattagtaCCTATGGCTATTGAGGAACAAGTAGCTGTCATATACTGTGGTGTGCGTGGTTATCTCGACAAGATGGATCCTACAAAGATTACAGCTTTTGAAAAGGAATTTCTTGCACACATCAGGTATCTAATATAGTGTCTAATGTGTTTAATGTTAAACTATAATaccctttttttaaatgtatttaatattcttttctagATCTACTCAGCAAGATCTTCTTGCTACTATTGcaaaagaaaacataattaGTGAAGCGTCGGatgcaaaattgaaaaaagtagTTACCGATTTCCTATCATCTTTCTCAGCATAGAGCATAATTATGTGGTAATGCCATCCAATGTCATTGTAACATGTATATCAGAATAGatgaaaaagatgaaaatttcTTGGAAGATTTTTTTTGCTGCTGACCGCACGTTGTCGATATTACACATTGTCatataatgttacatatattacaatataattatgtataatatctaCAGATACATTATATAGAGATATGGTTACAGCAATTTTGTCCCTTTctcctttccctctctctctctctctctctctctctatatatatatatatatatatatatatgatctaTAAACTTGTTAgccatatataatatgtccatacaaaattaaattttattaaaaatataaaaactaatattttgtatatatgtgtatacaagtatatttctttaaacacaacaaaaattagaataaaaataaaaaatacttcaaaAAGAAGATGAGTAATAACATGTTTTTTCGTAATATTGGGAAAGGCAAGTgtcctctttcttttaaaatcacGGATTAAAGGACTAAGAGAAAAGGGAGACTGAGCACAAGCTCTAGCGGATGAGAATGTTGCGACGGGAAAAACCGTCATATCCTTTCCTCTTAAATTGCATGTTCATGTAGTGGGAATATCAATGTCTACatgtgaaataaaagaaactgaTATGATGAAAAAACAGCATTCTCCTGGCGTTCCAAAATCCTACTTTAGTTACCATTGATGCACGTCTCTGTGAGGCAATATCTCCTCTTACACCTAAACTAGGACTTTAGATTctatccttttcttttctaagCCACCTCGACCATCAAGCTTCGATTaattcgttttcttttttcttcaagGACACAGAAtcaataagaaagaaaaggaaagcgaacttacaattagtatccGCTCAGTGACCCTTAGTATAAACTCTATATATGATGCTCGGATCCTAAAGTTCCTGAGTTCTCTGTGGCTATAAtcaaaactaacaataagaagtaTTTTAACTATGGCTGGATTCAGGGAACACAAATGATTAGTGAGCAGTTTATGATTATTGGTCTTTACTGTTAGATCCACAAATATAGACCAACTAGATGTTGATGAAGTATTTAATCGCTGTGTTCGCTGAATgcactttataattttcaaatacagTAAGTGAAactgaatgaaaaaaagatgaatCCAACGATTCCTGGGTGCTTCCTAAACTGTCTAAAATACATACTCTTCTTTTCCTTTgtgtttattgtaatattccaaaaaagttatatttatatattatacattcagtttttgcttattttgtttttccatataatttttattaatttattcatttttctaaatatataaattgtcgacataatataaatgaatgtttacaaatatatatatatatatatatatatatatatatatatatatgtgtgtgtgtatgtgtgtgtgtgtgtgtgtgtgtgtgtgtgtgtgtgtgtgtgtgtgtgtgtgtgtgtgtgtgtgtgtgtgtgtgtgtgtgtgtgtgtgtgtgtgtgtgtgtgtgtgtgtgtgtgtgtgtgtgtgtgtgtgtgtgtgtgtgtgtgtgtgtgtgtgtgtgtgcgcgcgcgcgcgcgcgcgtgtgtatttcataatatttataatatgtatattgatttatGCTGTAGACGATACAGCTAATTTCTTCAAATGTTCCATGAATACTTGTAAGCTAACATCATCCGTCAAAACAGGCGCGCCGCTCtcctaaataaaacaaaataagataattatttgttattgctaaataatatatgataattatggtttttcacattttcaatacttatgaaaaaattatggcATCtgtctaatattattaaaaaaaattttatttataaattaaaaaatatttgttacaaacatattttttagtttactTGTTTAAGtgtctaaaatatttcaatttttatttattcaaagtatgTGTTAcagagtgaaaaaaaaaagatgaagcGGAAGGgtaaagagatattttattttgcactattcctaaatttaacaaaacaaaatatatttcaggcagttaaaaaaattaaaactattttaatgttaaatttttagattaaataataaattaaaatttaaaaaaacagtaagaaaaatttactaaaaactttttaaaaatcttattataaattctttgacgactttagaattaatttattattaatttttttatagtgatttaaatacatattattttacgcattaaaagatataaagatttttgagaatcaagtataaaattttgcttaataaaaaaaatataagattaatctatctaagattattatatcttcaaaCTGATAGGCTAAACtgactatataataaataaataaataaataaataaatatatatatatatatatatatatatatattaaaagatcggtttgtataatatttttcagtaaGTTTGAAATATGCTACatgtgttaaaaaatacagataatttgtaaagataaatttttaatttcaactttCCACCACCAGCtatataagtgtatatatatatatatatatatatatatatatatatatatatatatatatatatataatatgtatgtatatatatatacacacacacgcacacgcgcgcgcgcacatacacacacaacacaGGGTGGTCATTATTCAGTGGCATCATCTTATGTCctcctcgaaaccatacaacttttatttaaaacattttttccatAAAGTTTCATATTTTCGAGTTATTATCTTGTGTCAATTTAAATggcccaccctgtatatacagcaTGTACGACAACAGGTGggacaaaatttaagaaatgattctatatgataaaataagatgaaaatcaagaataataaaattatgatagaGGCTTcgtttttagttataaatatttaaaaatttgcgtAAAAGGTACCTGAAGCATAGTAATCTGCAAAATTTTTGGCTTGCGTAGCCTACATCGACTGAATCGCTCTCGAATAATACTCCGTGACGCAAAAGTATATAGCGAATTGCTGAGGTTTGGATACTTTTTATACgaactttcaaatatttataattaaaacgaatCCTCCACgacaattttgttattcttgatttttcttattttatcatgtaaaattaCTCCTTAAATTTTGTCCCACCTGTTGTCGAATACcctgcatgcatgcatgcatgcatacatacatacatgcatacatacatacatgcatgcatgcatacatacatacatacatgcatgcatgcatgcatgcatgcatacatacatacatacatacatacatacatacatacatacatacatacatacatacatacatacatacatacatacatacatacatacatacatacatacatacatacatacatacatatagagtGTTCGAGAATGAATAGATAGGGTTTTATAATTACGCGTCACGATGATGATAATATTACGTGTATGATCATCGTCAACTAAAATaggttttttcttttcatgtaataataaacCATGAATGACATCCATAGCGCTTTCTTGAGCAGTAAATGTTAAAAGCTCCACGCACGTTTGAAGCAGGGTGAATTGTTGCTTATTGTTGTAAAAAGTGCTATAAAATGTTCTCtttcttgtaaaattgtattgaaCTGAATGTGAAAGAAAAGGCTAATTTTATGTCTCATGCTTGTCCGAGTACAAATCGGTGATCCATCTAACGACGGCGACAATACTATAAGCTGCGTCCaaggaatataaataatcagtgAGTTTCTGATTATTGATCTTTACTGTTAGATCTGTAAATCTAGAACAATTACttgaattgaattattaacCATTGTGTTCCCCCTGaacgcccccccccccccaccatAAAGATCCATCGCGCAAAAACTATATCCATCGATGATTTGAAAAGTTTAAGGAGAGTGAGTGGTAGGATGgagaatggaaaaaaaaacagccgAAAAAGGGAGACCGAAGTTATCGAAAGATGAGGTGGAAAAAATTCAACAATCTTGTATGACatcataatacaattataaaatttataatccaATAGCAAGGTACGTAAAGAGCTTTACTTTGCAAAAGGTTCGGTAGCTCTAATTTTGAAATACGTTTTAGGGTATGAGGTCctaataaaaattccaaattttcgACGCACTTTTGCTCACGCTacgatattgaaaaaaatgttgaccAAAATCGGTTTTTTGTAATATCTCCTTACTAATAGGTCCTAggataaaaatagttattacaAATCTTGcagagaatttaatttcctataaccttttatttgacaaacatttttttctaacaataagtctaaTAGATACCGAACTGTAGCGCTGTGGAGCAGATTACCGAAAAATTCCAACAACGCCAACGCTTCGTTTTCTGCAGactttttttacgaatattgattatgaattaataacaattaatatgtaattaataagcaataattattttaaaaaaagtttgtttagAACGCAACAGTCTTGGAATTTTCAGTAATCTGCTCCACCTTACATCAGTGCAGAACTTATAGCTTTTGttagacatataaaaaaaaatgtttcaaataaacgTTATAGGAAATATATCCTATATAAAATTGGTAATATTCATGTTTATCCTAGAACTCACTGATAATAAGAAGATATTgcgaaaaaatcgattttaattttttcaatatttgcatatgtcctttcatatattgtattttttaaatattttcatgtattcttttatataatttttcaatttttttatatattaacattgcTAACTCATTTCCACACTATTAGGAAGTTAAGTTAGTAAAGTTAAtgatgcgttttttttttcaaattttctcgTAAATGGCTGAGTGTGCTACCTATCTCTTTGCTCAAGCTTTCTggcaaagtattatattacttttctgGTAAAGTACTAtactaaaatacataaaaaccTTTCTTAATTCGGTGCCTTCAAGTTCGCGCCCTTtccttcttacaattagtttcaaaatttgtcGCTCAGGAAAGCGCTATGACATCATTCATGatctattattacataaaaaaaaaccctATTTGAGTTGACGATTTCATTAATACCATGCGCataatattatcatcattGTGATGTACACAATTATCAAACAAAACTCCACTATTCATTCTCGGACACCCTGTgtcctatatgtatatgttttaaactacaatcatttttataacacacaagtgtggaaaattattataatgtcattTTGTACAAcccataaaaataattagtaaaactaaaattttattatatttgaaacattaaaatgcatatgtattaccgaaaatatattaattgtaaaactatattaattatcaaatttattttcacatgaTTAGCACAATGATATAtcactaatatattataatatattcagttCGGttcagttttatattaaaaagtaatttcttgtataaaaatagatgaaataaagtgtgaaataaaattttttttcgaacaaAACACTTtgtatgtgaaaaaattttatctcttaacaatatattttccattttattctTGTAcgagaaattacattttacaatacttatattttttttgctcttGCTATGTTTTCCGATACAatctacaattaaaattacctaaaaaaattttttaatcatcttatttaattaagaaatcatacaaaaatacttaattactaaattaatgaaataagatgattaaaaaagtattaaagtataaataaaaacaatgaataaaattataagaagaaCCAATGAGATGCATTTTCACATAATTATCAATCTGTTAATTTATCTTCAATAATCCCATCACCAAAGCAGCTAAGcagatagaagaaaaaaaaaactaaataaaataacacacCCCGTTAGGTATCGGCATCCCCTAGTTCACAGGATCATggtaacataaaataaaaatattaattacaagtgatatgtaatttaatacatgaacatattcataaaaattatttattcctttTAAATCTTGATTCtttgatttgaaattaaatctttcatagcaaaaatttaatattagatcggatttttttaaataattttataatttttaacattttttttttatagttgagccttaaattaaaatttttattaaaataattttgtgaaaagaATGACgcctatttttattcttttttttgtcaacgagaaatttaaactttttttaagcTAAACTAAAGGTTAGTTCCTTTAACTATTATGTATCACAGTATGAAAGTAGATCCCCTATccgttacaaaaataattaatacaaaaggACACGCACCTTACAGATAA is part of the Anoplolepis gracilipes chromosome 2, ASM4749672v1, whole genome shotgun sequence genome and harbors:
- the Blw gene encoding ATP synthase subunit alpha, mitochondrial translates to MALLSLRLTSSLVKHLPNTTAQIIWPATAVASCKYHVSCSRRSAEISSILEERILGSAPKANLEETGRVLSIGDGIARVYGLKNIQADEMVEFSSGLKGMALNLEPDNVGVVVFGNDRHIKEGDIVKRTGAIVDVPVGEELLGRVVDALGNPIDGKGPLNSKLRFRIGTKAPGIIPRVSVREPMQTGIKAVDSLVPIGRGQRELIIGDRQTGKTALAIDTIINQKRFNDAGEEKKKLYCIYVAIGQKRSTVAQIVKRLTDSGAINYTIIVSATASDAAPLQYLAPYSGCAMGEFFRDNGKHALIIYDDLSKQAVAYRQMSLLLRRPPGREAYPGDVFYLHSRLLERAAKMNENLGGGSLTALPVIETQAGDVSAYIPTNVISITDGQIFLETELFYKGIRPAINVGLSVSRVGSAAQTKAMKQVAGSMKLELAQYREVAAFAQFGSDLDAATQQLLNRGVRLTELLKQGQYVPMAIEEQVAVIYCGVRGYLDKMDPTKITAFEKEFLAHIRSTQQDLLATIAKENIISEASDAKLKKVVTDFLSSFSA